The Montipora capricornis isolate CH-2021 chromosome 3, ASM3666992v2, whole genome shotgun sequence genome window below encodes:
- the LOC138043529 gene encoding C-type lectin mannose-binding isoform-like, whose amino-acid sequence MCIGRLFPFLCLAITMILPWHVISILCKVGWHEWNQACYKVSNKLMTFSDASAMCKQEGAQLASIHSFQENEFIRNISGNNDIYIGLSDSNIEGTFVWSDGCPLAYTNWEAGEPDNDYGLGDCVFLLVANGKWNDTPCSMWYGYVCKFTVSTCFREQDKTSMEKKQIFTSHEEKILVHHTINKRQTPSIIYCAFLCLNNPMCKSINFNPEPGKDKGKCELNDATAKDFPLHLKTSASSSYCAPNDLL is encoded by the exons ATGTGTATTGGAAGgttgtttccatttctttgTCTTGCGATCACAA TGATTTTGCCTTGGCACGTAATATCAATCCTCTGCAAAGTCGGTTGGCACGAGTGGAATCAAGCCTGTTACAAAGTTTCAAATAAATTGATGACATTTTCAGATGCTTCTGCAATGTGCAAACAAGAGGGAGCACAGCTGGCGTCCATACATAGCTTTCAAGAGAATGAATTTATCCGCAATATCTCAGGCAACAACGACATTTATATCGGCCTAAGTGACTCAAATATTGAGGGAACATTTGTTTGGTCGGACGGTTGCCCTCTGGCTTATACAAACTGGGAAGCTGGCGAGCCGGACAATGATTACGGACTGGGTGATTGCGTTTTTTTACTGGTAGCCAACGGCAAGTGGAACGATACGCCTTGTAGTATGTGGTACGGATACGTTTGCAAATTTACAGTTTCCACATGCTTCAGGGAACAAG ACAAAACCTCTATGGAAAAGAAACAGATCTTTACCTCGCATGAGGAAAAGATTCTTGTGCATCATACGATCAACAAAAGGCAGACACCTTCAATAATCTATTGCGCGTTTCTATGTCTCAACAACCCAATGTGCAAATCAATTAACTTCAACCCTGAGCCAGGAAAGGATAAAGGAAAGTGCGAACTCAATGATGCCACTGCAAAAGACTTTCCGCTCCATTTGAAGACATCAGCCAGTTCATCGTATTGTGCTCCCAACGACCTACTGTAA